catggtcatcatcatcatcaaaacttctttaaaatcaaccaaaatcaatCAGAAGAAGAACAGAAGCCCAAGCTGAACCAgaacccaccaccaccaccaccattatcatCATGGTCATCATCAGAAGAATAATAGATAATGAAATcataaaaagaaatataagaagaagaagaacaacaacaacaatgataaTGGAATcataagaaaaacaacaaaactcAGAACCCACCACCCCCCCCACCCAGAACTCAGAAAATCAGAACAATCAAAACTCAGAACTATCAACAAAACTCAAAACTAAAATTCTTCCTCTTTTATTAACAAAACTCATATGcaattacaataataaaaaatttccaaattcatcttcaattacaaaaacaaaaaatttataaatataattaccaAAACAAACGACGAGATGAGGTGCGACGAGGAGGAGGAGGTACGGCGAGACAAGGGCGACGGCGAGACAATGGTGACGGCGAGACGATGACGTCGGCGAGGGCAAGGAGAAGGAGACGGCTCGCGGCGCGCGACGTCCACCCTCACAATGAAATCCAGCGGCGAAGACTGAACGACGAGGAACAAGAGTGGCAACGGCGAGGAACAGCGGCGGTGGCCCTTCCCCTTCCCTTCCCCCTTTTCTCCCTGAACCAAAACCCAACCCTCCTCCAACTGATACCCTCCCCCTTTTCTTTAACccgtgtttctttttttttcttttttttagtcaagaatattttcgaaataaaaattaaaaatttaataaaaaagacaattttaaaattaagttaaacctATTTCagcttaaaaaaatttaaatatggttCTTCAAATCATAataatgttcttttattttttacaccAATAATATCCCAAACCCGCTTTACATTCACGTTATTATAATGTTCATTTGTCTTGCCCGCACATCTAGTCAATAGAAAAAACATTATcttaacatataaaaaatatcataatttttttccaaaaattttaaaacatcaTGAAGCAAAGCAAAAAAGTTTCAACTTGAGAACACCCTATTCTTCACAACCTTTTCTGCTTCGGTTACAGTCAGATGCCTGATCCCATTTTCCTTCAACCATCTCTTCCCACCAGCAAGACATTCTTGCACTCTgttttcattcaatttcaacAACTTAAGACCTTCGCTTGATTTTGGAAAAAATCCTTCCGGTCTCAAACACCACGCCCCAAATACCCCAAATAAAACACCAATATCGCTGCTGAATCTTTCGACACCACCATTATGAAATTTTACACTACTTATAAGAATACcattaaaaatcaattgatCAATTCCAGCAGCCAAACTTCTCCATACCCCAACAAAATCCCTACTATTCAAAGCTTCTTCTACAACTGACATTTTGCTTTGCAAATAATCTAGGGCATCTATCAGTGTCTTCGACACAGTCCACCCTTCTTCAACCTTTTGCCATTGCCTCTTGTTCTTGATGTAATTTCGAGATCGAGCGTCAAAACCTCTCAAAATAACTAGAGATATCCTTTCAACCCATTCTGTTCTAAAATCTTCTAACTTCTTGATCTCGTCATCCAAGATGACCCTACCAGAACTCTCTGACAAAACTTCGCCATTTCTATCTGCATTACTTGGCAACTCTGCTTTATCATCCAGATCCAGATCCATCTCAAGGAAAAAGACATCCTCAGACCATTCCCTTAATGCAGATTCAAAGTAATGGGCAGCATTGTTGGAAACTGCTACTTTAATTACAGCATCATCATCAGCTAAGGCAGTTAGTCCTTCAGCTTCTTGGCAACGGACAAGTATGGaatcaaaaaattttcttataaTAGGCACACCTGCTAATCTGAGAAATTTGGACCTCAAAGTAACACTTGGTAATGATCTACATCGTTCAATAACAGCTGATAGATGGCGAAGAAATGCACTGGAAATTAGGGGAGACTTGAGAATATCAGTACATGATGAGAGAACTGCAGCTTCAACTTTCTTTCTCCAATTATTCTCATCTTCAATGTCAGGTTTAAGCTTATCAAGGGCATCACCTAGCTCTATTTCTGCCCACAGATCAAGCCAGTCTGGTCTATCACAAAATACAGATAGTGAAGAAATCCTCTGCAACATACCATTGTCATCAGAAAATAGCAAAATTCCAGAACGCTCCACCAAAGACTTGATCCTTTTATCAAAAGCTATCATCAGGTCAATCAGATGCAGCCACGATATTCTAGCAGATGATTGAATACCTGTAACACTCTCCTCTTCTAGTTGACTAATATAACTAGGGAAAATTTCTTTTGCCAAGTATGTTGATAAGGAAGTAACCATTGCTGAAATCCATTCTTCTCTGCAACTATAGCCAATTACTTTTGCTTCATCAATCAAAAGCTGCAACATTTCATCCATTGAATCAACATAATCGCTTGTGATCTTATATACAAGCGTAAATATAAATTCTGGTTTATCAATCCATTTTGAGAAATGTCGCTGGGAACCCAATGACAAGGGATTTGCAAGCTCTTCAATTACCCAAAGTGGTTGTCGCCGAGCAACCTCCCTATCATGGCCCTCAAGCTGTCTACATTTTCTTTGCCTTTGCAACTCTCGTAGGTTGCACAAAGCAAGAAAGTTTCCAGAGTACTTGAGTCTAACATCTGCTTGCATACGCAGTAGAGGATTCAGTCCTTGATTTGCAGAAGCCAAAGAAGAAAGAGGTGGGGGCCATCCAAGGGAAGCAAGAAGTGCTTGATGATCAGCAATTGCCTGGGGTCTTAAGATAGCTAGAGCTCGATCTACTCTATGATCAGCTGCTGATAAAAGACGCTTCCACTGAGGCTGTGTCTTTGTAATTGAGGTCAATAGTCCTTCTGttgtttttagcatgtttataGCAACCAGACGCGGTTCCTGCAACATTTAGCCGACATCAACGATGTAATGATGCAATAGTTCCCAATGGATATTGGGGTCCATGATAAGAAAGATTTCTCACTTCCGAATTCTGACTAGAAGGCTTCCTCAGGTGTTTGTTTATGGTATGTGATACAGCATcttcaatatcaccaatcaaaGTATTAAGTTTCAGCGCTGTTTCTGTAAGAAGCAGTATCAGAGTATTAATAAAAGTTGCACTAGCCGTATACTGAAATAAGCAGCATTATTCAACAAGTATGACTAGTATGATATCTAAGAAATCAGCCTAAGCAAACCAACATATATTTGAGAACCACAAATCCATTTCACAAAAGTAACCACAACATAAGTattccattcaattcatgctCTTCTGACGGTGATAAttgaaaaccaaaaaataataatactgaTAACCAACCTGCATAAACACGAACATTCTCCAACCTGGCAACTTCCTTCGCCAAAGCCGCAAGTTCCTCTCTGAAACCCTTGCCATCGCCCTCTTCGCCTCTTCCTCCATCTCCACCCAACAACAAACCAATTCAGTTTCGCAAAATTCAAAACACCACAAAAACCCTACAATTAAacccaaataaaagagaaagatcAATGGAACCGAACCTGGCACGGCGTTGGAAGAGCAAGTGGAGGCAAGGGCACTGAGGCGGTCGTTGACGTCATCCGAGAACGAAGTGTAAGCTGAGAGGCCCTCTCCTAGTCGGCGAGTGGACTCATTCAGAGACCGATCCAACTCGGAGCACTGAGTCTGTAGCTCGGCGACGAGAGTCGAAGCTTCGGAGAGGACGTCATTGGTGTGGAACTTGCCGTCAAGGAAGGAGAGTGCGGAAGGAGAGAGGTGAGAGGGTGCAGGCAGCGAGTCCATGAACAATGAAATCTCGAAGGTTCTGGATGGAAGTTTCTTAGCGTGCAGTTGTTCTCCGGTGTCAGATTCTGATGAGAGACTGTGTGTAATTATAATCCAATACAAATTTCAAAatgtcttttaaatttaaagctCTACatcaatcaaaatcaaatataacttttaatcttattaattattaacaatttatcactcattaattattatactaatattaaattcattaagatgtcacaaaaaaacaaaaaaatttttttactgaATTATCTAAATCAATAACAAATATTCGATCATCTGCTGATCTtagttaattgatttaattcaattaatctatttatttattaaaaacaaagatgaaaaaatttatttcttctctAACAATAGAAGTTCTGACAaacttttaacaaaattttcattataattTCAATAAAGATTAACAAGGTTTTCAGCTTATCACAATTTTAGCAAGATTTCAGCACAATTTTAACAAAGATCAacaatttttttccaaaaattaacCCAGAAAAAAAGCACAGCAGTGAACTAATCATTTAATGATTCAATCAACACCAAGAATACACATTTCAGAACAGCACAGGAGCATAACTAACAATTAAATGATTTATGGAAAGGAAAGCTCTAAGATGGTTCAATCATCCCTAACAACCAGATATGCGATCAATCTTACCAGAATcaagcaacaattcaacaaTCATCAACCAGAATTTCAGATCCAAAAGTTATATGATTGCAAATTAGTAATTACAATGGAGCAGCAACACAAATTCGGCAACAACAGAACCAACCGCAACAACTAAAAAACTTCATGCCAAAATTCAAAACGCGACCTCACACACTGGATCTGTTGCGCACGAGAGGAATCAGACACATTGAGATGGCGGCGGTGATACGAAGGCGACGGCTACGACGACGAAGCTGCTAGACGAAGACGACGGGTGGCCGTCGAGGCTAGGGTTGCCGTTTGAGCCTTTGAGATGCTTTGTTTGCTGAATCAGGAAGGGGCTATGGGGGGGACGAAGCTGAGCGATGGTTTTCTGGTTTGtcaaagtcaaaagattaattTGACTTTCTAGTTTCTAGTTAGAAAAACTACTATGAAACGGTACCAAAATGAGTGGCGCGTTTTTTACCTCCAGCCACCGTTTACGTGTTACCATGGATGACGTTCTCCATTGAAATCTTCAGTGCATAAATTGAAATCTTCAGTGCATAACCAAACCAAACGAAGCCAAATTAccgatctctctctctctcgttgCAGTGTAGCTCTCATATCTGCAAATGGCCGATGCTCTACTTGGAATTGTCGTTGAAAACTTGCACACTTTTCTGCGGGACCAGCTCGCAACCTTCTATGGTGTTCAATCGCAGATCCAAGAACTATCCAGTAATCTCACTGCAATCCATGCTGTAATTCAAGATGCTGAAGAGAAGCAGATAACAAGCCACGCCGTTAAGGATTGGTTGAACAAGCTCTCTGATGCAGCCCACGTGCTCGATGATATGCTGGATGAGTGTTCAATAAAATTCAACGCTCTGCAAATCCCGCACGGAAATtgtttttcatgtttcaatccGGAGATGATTTTGTTTCGTTTTGATATTGGTAAGAGGATGAAAGCTATTAGAGATAGGTTCCTGCAGATtgatgaagaaagaagaaggttTGAGTTGCAGCCAGGGGTTGTAGAGAGGCTTCAAGAAGACGAGGAATGGCACCAGACGAGTTCTCTCATCACGGAGCAGAGAATTTATGGTAGACACCAGGACATAGAGACTATTGTGGAGCTTCTTTCAACGGGTGctggtgatggtgatggtgaagATCTTGCTGTGTATCCCATTGTTGGGGTTGGTGGACTTGGAAAAACAACACTTGCTCGATGGGTCTTCAATGACGAAAGGGTAATCAAACATTTTGATTTTAGAATCTGGGTTTGTGTTTCCAATGATTTCAATATGATGAGAATTTTGAAGTCAATTGTAGAATCTGCTACTAAAAAGAACCCGGACCTATTTACTCTAGAAGCGATGCAGAAGAGAGTTCAGGAAGAGTTGCTAGGCAAAAGGTGCTTGATTGTTCTTGATGATGTGTGGAATGAAGATCAAGATAAATGGGAGAAGTTGAAGTATACCCTGCAATGTGGAAGTGGAACTAAAGGTGCTTCAATTTTGGTTACCACTCGACTTGAAAGTGTTGCTTCCATCATGGGAACATGCCCGTTTCATCACTTGTTACCTTTATCTGAGGATGAAAACTGGTTATTGTTCAAACACTATGCATTTGGTCAAGAGAGGGAGGAGCGTGCAGAGCTTGTGACCATAGGCAAGGAGATCGTGAAAAAATGTGCAGGTTCCCCTCTTGCATCCAAAGCACTTGGGAGCCTTTTGCGTTTTAGAAATGATGTAAAACAATGGCTCAGTGTGAAGATAAGTAAGTTATGGGATATACCTGAGGGTAATGCTATCATGGATGCTTTGAGAATTAGCTACTTTAATTTGGATTTGTCTATAAGGCGATGCTTTTCTTTTTGCGCCATTTACCCTCAAGATTTTCAGATTGTGAAGGAACAACTAATTCACCTTTGGATGGCCAATGGACTCATTAAAGCTAGAGGGAACATGGAGGTTGAGGAAGTTGGTAATGAAGTGTGGGATGAATTATGCCAGAAATCATTTTTCCAAGACGTGAGGACTGATTCATCGGGTACAATTACATTCAAGATGCATGATTTATTTCTTGAACTTGCGCAATCTATAATGGGCGAAGAATGTGTGGTCTCTAAGTCTGCAAACTTGACCAGTTTGACAAGCAGAGTCCATCATGTGAGTTGCTTAGACTTTTATGAAACGTTGAACTTAAATCAAGGTGCCTTGAAGAAAGCTGAATCCTTGAGGACTTTCATTAACCTTTATCCAACGTTAAGCAATTCTCGTGTGCTGCCAACGATCAGTTCTCTCCGTGCTTTAACTACGAGCTCTTCTAAGCTCTCAGCACTGAAGAATTTAACACATTTGAGGTACTTAACACTCTATAATAGTTCCATCACAACCTTACCTAAGTCTGTTTCCAGGTTGCAAAAGTTGCAAATTCTTAAGCTTGAAGATTGTGATTATCTTTCCTGTCTACCCAAACAATTAACACAGTTACAAGATCTCAGACATCTTATAGTCAAAAACTGCGAGTCATTGGTAGCACTGCCTCCCAAAATTGGAAATTTGAAGCGTCTAAGAACATTAAGTACTTTCATTGTGCATCCAAAGGAAGGGTTTACTTTGGCAGAGTTACGTGATTTACAACTTGGTGGCAAGCTACATATCAAAGGCCTTAAACATGTCcctaatgaatgtgatgctaAAGCTGCTAATTTATCTAGTAAGAAGGACCTGAATTGCTTATACTTATCATGGGGTAGTAATGCTAATTTGCAGtgtaatgatgatgagaaagtTCTTGAAGCCCTTGAAGCCCACTCCAATATCAAGAGTTTTGGGATGAAGGGTTATAATGGAACAAAAATGCCCAATTGGATGAATAATATTTCACTTCTCTCCAGGTTAACTAATGTTATATTCTATGACTGCAATAATTGTGAGCAGCTTCCTGCACTTGGTAAATTACCACATTTAACAATTCTTTTTGTATGTGGAATGAGAGATTTGAAGTACATTGATGATGATGCATACGAGGGTGCAGAGGAAAAGGCTTTTAAGTCCTTGAAGAAGCTGACTTTGTTCCGGTTGCCAAATTTGGAGAGGGTGCTGAGAGATGAAAGAGCAGAGATGCTCCCACTTCTTTCTGAATTAAGCATCTCATGTGTCCCCAAATTAAAATTGCCTCACCTTCCATCTGTTTCACATCTTCAAATTCAAGGATTGAAGTCTGTATTTGATTATAATGGTAATAAGAGCATTGCTTCCTTCCCTGAACCGATTGTGCAAAATATGCATCATATTAAGACCCTAAGAATTGAATATTTCTATGAAAAGGTATTACCAGATGAACTCAGCAGCCTCAGCGTACTGCAGGAATTAGTACTTTTTGGTTGTGATGAACTTGAGTCTCTTTCAGAGAATGTGTTGCAAGGTCTGAGTTCTCTTCGAATTTTGAAGATTATGTGCTGTGATAGATTAAATAACTTGACAGAAGGTATGAGGCACCTAATGCATCTTGAGCGCCTTGAGATTTGGGCTTGTCCAGAGCTGGTAGCTCTGCCAAGTAGCATGAATCAGCTAACTTCCCTTCTTGATGTTACAATATTTGGTGAGGACAATAACCCTATCATACCAGAAGGGTTACAATACATCCCTTCCCTCCAAATTTTGACTCTATATAATGTAGATTCATTGCCAGAGTGGTTGGGACATATGACTTCTCTTCAACAGTTACACATTGGTTTGTGTCCTGAGTTAAGGTCACTGCCCAGTGGCTTTCGGCACCTGACCAACTTGCATAAGCTATACATTAATGAGTGCCCGAAGCTTGCAAAGCAATGCAAGAGAGAATCTGGGGAAGACTGGCAAAACATTGCTCACATCCCACATTTTGAATTGGTTGCAGTGCAGGAAGAGACATTTTGTGGTAAATTCATCTTTGTTTCCTTTCTTCGTTTTCCGTTGATTTGTCGCAACTGTCCTTGTAAAATAATATCCGATCTTTTGAACAATATTTCAAATCCTTTTTGCAGATAAAATCAGTACTAAATGGAATCCGAGGAAGTCAACCAAAGATCAGAGTTATTATCTCACTCCAGATTATGAATTTGACAGAATGGTTGATCAGCTCTGAGTGAAAAGCAAATAGATGGAACCAATATTTGCACATGTCATTGCCATGTTCTGCAACATAAAGAATTTTACTTGTGGACCAGGCGACCAGCCACTGAACAATGGTTAGCATTGGCTATTGAGTAACATAActctttctatttttacttttttattattatttttaatcttgAAGAAATGTTTAACTATTCCAGTAAATGCCAAATGAGTGACTTAATTACTATGCATTCTTGTTTTAGATAAGTCTAACAATGGTCGAGCTAAATAGATTTACTAAATTGCATGACTCGAATTTCCGTTCCCTGATATTATTTGTGATTGAGTTATAAGTTGATGGATTATGTTATTGTTTGGTATCTTAGAATAAATCTTCTTTCTTGTATAGAatgaaaagaaagggaaaaatgaaaaactatACCATCTTACTGATATGACAGATATAGTATGTAGACCATAAGTAAAACCTTTTTCCTCTATCAAGATTCCAACATGACTTTATTGGATCTGGAAGTGCACATATTTGGAGTAGCATTTTGCTGTATAATGCAAAAGCATCGCCTACCTATCATATTCTCCCCCTTAATAAGCAAAGTCGGCTCTTGTGATTGACTTATATCTAATTTAGTTTTCATAGGTTAATATTAGATTGATTCTATcattttgtataaattttttagaCTCATCTAGTCGTATACATTTCAGACTGATCAATTATATAGATGTTTTCTTTGTTTCCCTTTCATAACCATAACCTATCATTTTCTATGATGATTAGCCATGATTCTTAATTACAAGATACCAAGGTTTGCATCTTTATTTGTTGGTCTCATTCTTACTACTATTAAAATAGTCACAATGATTCAAAAGTTGGAATATTGATGAATGTTTCCACCAAACCAATAGAAAGAGTAAACTAAGTTAAACTTAGCTAGCAAACTGAGTTGCATTTCATGTAAGTAGATTTGGCCTACAATACATAAGAATTCAAAGACTTGAATAGTGTATCAGTATCTCACACTGAAAGTGGGTAGACATAAagtcaaataatagaaaaataaagcaGTACCAATTATATTGACTACCAAAAACACAGAAACTATTACAAACACTAATCTGATAATGCAAAAATTCATGCGGTTTGAAGAGACAataaacaaacacaaaagaaaataatcaattttttattgcaCAAGTAATCCTATTAAGGAAAGAGTATTCAATAATATTAGGAATACAAAAAGCTTAAACCTAAAAGATGCATGATTTATAGTTTTATACGTGGAAGTGATTAAGTGaatggttaaatccataacaaGTTGGGTGTGCATTGCAAGTGAAGAATGGCATTTATAAGAGCTCACCGAGAGGGTTAACACATTATAAAAATCGATCTCAAAACGAAGACATAAGATATGCacccaaaaccaaaaaaattaatcacttaTGTTCTCTGTTCACATGTCGTaacaatcaaataaaatattttaaggcTAACATCCAAAAACCTCAATGGAGAAATTTGTTCATTCCATATGAGCGAGAATGCAATACAAATATTCTTAGCCTCTAACTATAGCAAAGAGAAAGATGACAATGAATTCTTGTATCATAGCTTGGAActagagaaaagagaagaacaGAGTAAAGTTGTatgtgaatgatgaaaggttgctAGGTAATGTTActctaaaaatgattttttaatatcaaaactGGCTAGTTAATATCCTTTGAGTAAGAATCCTTGTGTGTTTCCTCAAAGAGCAAGTAGGAATCCCTCTGCAATGGAACCCACCccataattttaatcttttctaATGGTTGATTATCTGAAAAGCAATAATGGATTTGACTTGAGAATACATTGAGAGTGGTGTCATCCTCTTTGTGCAAACCTGTGAATATGCAATCCAAACTACCCTCTCTAAACTCACAAATTCTTGCTTTAATCTCTAAAAATGGCAACTGATGCTTTGCTTGGAATTGTCATTGGAAACTTGAACACTTCTGTCAAGAATGAGATTGCAGCACTTTCGGGTGTTGACTCACAGATCCAAGAGCTGTCTGATAATCTCGAGGCAATCCGTGCATTGTTCCAAGATGCTGAGGAGCAATTTACAAGCCATGCCATGAAGGACTGGCTGAAGAAGCTTTCCGATGCTGCGAATGTGTTGGAAGATATCTTGA
The Arachis duranensis cultivar V14167 chromosome 5, aradu.V14167.gnm2.J7QH, whole genome shotgun sequence genome window above contains:
- the LOC107487103 gene encoding RINT1-like protein MAG2; translation: MDSLPAPSHLSPSALSFLDGKFHTNDVLSEASTLVAELQTQCSELDRSLNESTRRLGEGLSAYTSFSDDVNDRLSALASTCSSNAVPDGGRGEEGDGKGFREELAALAKEVARLENVRVYAETALKLNTLIGDIEDAVSHTINKHLRKPSSQNSEEPRLVAINMLKTTEGLLTSITKTQPQWKRLLSAADHRVDRALAILRPQAIADHQALLASLGWPPPLSSLASANQGLNPLLRMQADVRLKYSGNFLALCNLRELQRQRKCRQLEGHDREVARRQPLWVIEELANPLSLGSQRHFSKWIDKPEFIFTLVYKITSDYVDSMDEMLQLLIDEAKVIGYSCREEWISAMVTSLSTYLAKEIFPSYISQLEEESVTGIQSSARISWLHLIDLMIAFDKRIKSLVERSGILLFSDDNGMLQRISSLSVFCDRPDWLDLWAEIELGDALDKLKPDIEDENNWRKKVEAAVLSSCTDILKSPLISSAFLRHLSAVIERCRSLPSVTLRSKFLRLAGVPIIRKFFDSILVRCQEAEGLTALADDDAVIKVAVSNNAAHYFESALREWSEDVFFLEMDLDLDDKAELPSNADRNGEVLSESSGRVILDDEIKKLEDFRTEWVERISLVILRGFDARSRNYIKNKRQWQKVEEGWTVSKTLIDALDYLQSKMSVVEEALNSRDFVGVWRSLAAGIDQLIFNGILISSVKFHNGGVERFSSDIGVLFGVFGAWCLRPEGFFPKSSEGLKLLKLNENRVQECLAGGKRWLKENGIRHLTVTEAEKVVKNRVFSS
- the LOC107487102 gene encoding putative disease resistance protein RGA4: MADALLGIVVENLHTFLRDQLATFYGVQSQIQELSSNLTAIHAVIQDAEEKQITSHAVKDWLNKLSDAAHVLDDMLDECSIKFNALQIPHGNCFSCFNPEMILFRFDIGKRMKAIRDRFLQIDEERRRFELQPGVVERLQEDEEWHQTSSLITEQRIYGRHQDIETIVELLSTGAGDGDGEDLAVYPIVGVGGLGKTTLARWVFNDERVIKHFDFRIWVCVSNDFNMMRILKSIVESATKKNPDLFTLEAMQKRVQEELLGKRCLIVLDDVWNEDQDKWEKLKYTLQCGSGTKGASILVTTRLESVASIMGTCPFHHLLPLSEDENWLLFKHYAFGQEREERAELVTIGKEIVKKCAGSPLASKALGSLLRFRNDVKQWLSVKISKLWDIPEGNAIMDALRISYFNLDLSIRRCFSFCAIYPQDFQIVKEQLIHLWMANGLIKARGNMEVEEVGNEVWDELCQKSFFQDVRTDSSGTITFKMHDLFLELAQSIMGEECVVSKSANLTSLTSRVHHVSCLDFYETLNLNQGALKKAESLRTFINLYPTLSNSRVLPTISSLRALTTSSSKLSALKNLTHLRYLTLYNSSITTLPKSVSRLQKLQILKLEDCDYLSCLPKQLTQLQDLRHLIVKNCESLVALPPKIGNLKRLRTLSTFIVHPKEGFTLAELRDLQLGGKLHIKGLKHVPNECDAKAANLSSKKDLNCLYLSWGSNANLQCNDDEKVLEALEAHSNIKSFGMKGYNGTKMPNWMNNISLLSRLTNVIFYDCNNCEQLPALGKLPHLTILFVCGMRDLKYIDDDAYEGAEEKAFKSLKKLTLFRLPNLERVLRDERAEMLPLLSELSISCVPKLKLPHLPSVSHLQIQGLKSVFDYNGNKSIASFPEPIVQNMHHIKTLRIEYFYEKVLPDELSSLSVLQELVLFGCDELESLSENVLQGLSSLRILKIMCCDRLNNLTEGMRHLMHLERLEIWACPELVALPSSMNQLTSLLDVTIFGEDNNPIIPEGLQYIPSLQILTLYNVDSLPEWLGHMTSLQQLHIGLCPELRSLPSGFRHLTNLHKLYINECPKLAKQCKRESGEDWQNIAHIPHFELVAVQEETFCDKISTKWNPRKSTKDQSYYLTPDYEFDRMVDQL